Proteins found in one Oscarella lobularis chromosome 16, ooOscLobu1.1, whole genome shotgun sequence genomic segment:
- the LOC136196792 gene encoding uncharacterized protein: MGLANISSMALASLINSYCLDQFSNLGCHRDLTFRNDSSPCCYVSCLNWQWLGETKTTVDSVIFAVTAIVGLVVFVAATVAIIAIKSKQKFPHLIVSYYILISVVSIIFSEAVGRLLGREKAICCDERDLLKALRSDACTFSIARTIIQNFCFTSGVSWCVVGFVNLWFAIVRSKSRLFVSHRNTIHVIEASFVWGTSFLLALIPYWMKGGGIYFNPLLCYVCSTIDSASYHYFSFVLPQQVIVAVGGFFAVHLVYTLKKQSFNRKKLFAAVQGQDAKQKKHVSQLDDLQRRFAFLLSVVFVLEFFVILNGFIVVMVRNSVDLDNLGGYVECVYLDLNDECPNKEKSAVENLTFAFLIVRRVAILCSLIFLIAFFWAAKDFRTFWKNAYQRVQSCCKRTRSDDKVGLDTSYPQSSERFGDARTAPYNADLELSSLNNI; this comes from the exons ATGGGTTTAGCCAATATCAGCAGCATGGCTCTTGCGTCTCTCATAAATTCATACTGTCTCGATCAGTTCTCGAATTTAG gGTGCCATAGAGATTTAACATTCCGAAATGACTCAAGCCCGTGCTGCTACGTTTCGTGTCTCAACTGGCAATGGCTTGGAGAGACGAAAACCACCGTCGATTCTGTTATTTTTGCAGTGACAGCAATTGTCGGTTTGGTGGTATTCGTCGCCGCTACGGTCGCGATTATAGCAATTAAATCAAA GCAGAAGTTCCCTCACCTCATCGTTTCGTATTATATCCTGATTTCTGTTGTGTCGATAA TATTTTCCGAAGCGGTTGGGCGACTCCTTGGACGCGAAAAGGCTATTTGCTGCGATGAGCGAGATCTTCTCAAAGCTTTGCGATCGGATGCTTGCACTTTCTCCATCGCTCGCA CTataattcaaaatttctGCTTCACATCTGGCGTATCGTGGTGCGTCGTTGGCTTCGTGAACCTCTGGTTTGCCATTGTTCGGTCAAAAAGCCGCCTCTTTGTTTCTCACCGAAACACAATTCACGTCATTGAGGCGTCCTTTGTCTGGGGTACCTCTTTTCTGCTTGCACTCATTCCGTATTGGATGAAAGGAGGAGGTATTTACTTTAATCCTCTTCTTTGCTACGTCTGCTCAACAATAGACAGCGCTTCCTATCATTATTTTTCATTCGTTTTGCCGCAACAAGTCATAGTCGCAGTGGGCGGATTCTTTGCTGTTCATCTGGTTTACACACTGAAAAAACAG AGTTTCAATAGAAAGAAGCTTTTTGCCGCGGTTCAAGGTCAAGACGCCAAACAGAAGAAGCACGTCAGTCAGCTCGACGATCTTCAACGTCGCTTCGCCTTTCTCCTaagcgtcgtctttgtccTTGAATTTTTCGTTATACTTAATggcttcatcgtcgtcatggtTCGCAATAGCGTCGATCTTGACAACCTTGGTGGTTACGTCGAATGCGTTTATCTCGATTTGAACGACGAGTGTCCGAACAAGGAAAAGTCGGCCGTCGAAAACTTGACCTTTGCGTTCTTGatcgttcgtcgcgtcgctaTTCTCTGCTCCCTTATTTTCCTCATTGCGTTTTTCTGGGCGGCCAAAGACTTTCGGACATTCTGGAAGAACGCTTATCAAAGAGTGCAATCCTGCTGCAAGCGAACTCGATCTGACGATAAGGTTGGCTTAGACACAAGTTACCCTCAGAGCAGCGAGCGTTTTGGCGATGCAAGAACGGCTCCTTATAACGCAGACCTTGAGTTGAGTTCTCTAAACAACATATAG